The Halichondria panicea chromosome 10, odHalPani1.1, whole genome shotgun sequence region GCTCCACCATCATCTTTCCTATACCCATTGATATGATGGGACCTATGGTGAGAGGAATGTGTAACCCTCTAAGCTGTTTTGTCTTTAGTGTGAAGTGCAGCGTTTGTGTGGTTAATAATGCATGTGAACCCTCTGAAATTTATTTGCTTGCATGTTTTACGTTTTATCATACTCAACTAAAGAAGCCAAGCTTAATATGTACTCAGGAAGCCAAGTTGAATATTAGTGAGACCCTCCAAGCTTGTTTGGTCTGTTGTTTATAATGCTATTATAGTGAACCCTCTAAAATGGATTGCTTAGCATATTTCACTTCTATGTATTGCATCATTGTACTCTACCAAGGAAGCCAAGCCCGCTTAATGGGTTTGGGACAATAATGTACTCAGGAAGCCAAGCTGATAATGATTTAGGCATGAATAGTTACTCACTCTTGATTTGGACTCACTGGTGATTTGGAACAATAAATGTTTACTTTAGGGGTGTGTTAGGAATGTGTATCATGAATTTGGGTGCATGTTTATTTTACAGGTCACTGGTGTGTCAGGAATGTGTGTAATGTCCCCCATGCAGGCTCACCAGTTGCAGCAGAAAGCTACTGCATTCCCTCAAGTGCAAGTGGCAGAGGACACAAAGATTGACTAGTTTTCTCGATTGACTTAGTAACTATGCTGAAAATAGATGGTCCTTGAATGAGTGTTCAATGCTGTGTTATGTGTGTTTTCAGgagtattcatgcactcctggtgtTTTTGATAGCCTGTTCGTGTAAAAACAATTACTTAGAAATGTTTCTGTGTCTATCATAGCTTAATGAATAATGCTGCCTCTTGATATGTGCACTGCTATTTGATTTAACGCCGCGGTTAAATCCGGAGAAGCTAATAGGTGTGGTACGTCCCTGGAAGTTGCAGTCAGCTCTAGCTCTTCTCCTTCCCGACAATACCTGTTTACGTACCTGCCTAGGCCTGAGACACGCCAAGAAGAGTTTGGGAGCTAGACAGTGCCATGGCATCCGAAGAAATAGTAGAAATCGGCATGGCGTTGGAGCCTAAGAGATCACAGCAAGACAGCATTGGAGGTTTGTCAGTATGCAAAATCAGACCCATGTACCATTAataaaatgcatgcatgtagtccaTGCATATTCGCATAGCGCAGAATTATGTTCATTGTGTTTGCAAACACACTTTTTGAATGGTTGGATCCTATTATTGCAATTGAGAAAGCCTGTCTGTATGAATTCAATGGTGTAGCGAACACATTTTATTTTAGACATACACGTACAACTGCTTGAGCTAGCTAGGGTGAGTTTGGTGTGGTGTGCTCTGTGTGAGTTTTATTGATAGTCGTTGCCCACCCAAGCTCTCCCAGGGGTAATGACGAGGTCAAGAGGGCACAAAGACTACCAGACCATTCCCCCTATAGGTATGACTGATGATGTGgatgtggggggtgggggtggctGCTCCATAGTATTGGCTGTCATCTCTTTCATCATTGTCATTTTCACATTTCCCTTTTCACTCATCTATTCTATCAAGGTAAGCGTGCATCTTTATTCTGTGTCACCTTTTGAGAATTGTACTCACTTCAATGTTCTAATCCAGTAGTTACATGTAACAAGCTGAAAACTGTTGCCAATTTTCCACTTTCTATAATACATTAATAAATCACTTTCTGAAGGGATGTGACTTGTTTATTATTCAATCTCTCCACCTGTAGATTGTGAAGGAGTATGAGCGAGCAGTGATCCTGAGGCTGGGTCGACTGACAGGTCGCAGGGCCAAGGGGCCGGGTCTATTCTTTGTCCTGCCCTGCATCGACACTGTGCAAGTGGTCGACCTCAGAACTGTCACTCTGGACGTACCACCACAGGAGGTGAGGGGTTGATGTTTGGTATTGTCTgattcaccataattatacactaggAACTACAAAATATACTCATGCTTAGAGTCTagatgtgtgcgtgtgtttttGTTAGTTTTTAcattcactgtacatgtctAGCTAGTGTCTAGCTAGTGGTTAGTCTGGAGCTTGATAACGGCTATTAATAGGCAAACGTCTAATAACCTTGTACTTGGTCCTATTGACCTTGTACTTCTCCCCTCTCTATACAGATCCTGACTAAGGACAGTGTGACTGCCAAGGTCGATGCTGTGGTCTACTTCAGGATAGCAGACCCCATAGCCGCCATCCTCAAGGCTGAGAATGCCAAGGACTCCACTTTCCGAATCTCTCAGAGCACTCTGCGTGATGTCCTTGGTACCAGAACACTGGCTGAGATTCTGGCCGAGAGAGATGTCATCAGTGAGCAGCTCGGGGTAAGTGGTGCTGGGTGGTGTATGTTTGGCTAGAGCTTGTTGCCATACTAGCATTtgtagatatacatgtaacctttattataattacttgTAAGATTTGTCAAGCTTTTCTCCAGGCTTAGTCTATTGAAATGCATGTGTTGTTGGTATGTCCATCGATATAGACTCTTCTTGATACTGCCACTGACCGCTGGGGAGTCAAGGTGCTGCGTGTGGAAATGTAAGTACTTGTAATGACACATACACCAACACCACTGGTTACCACTACACCAACACATACACTGGTCGAGGCTCCACCATTTGACATACTGATAAGCTCAAATATTTTCGTTTACGTCTTAAACTGTAGGGAATCAGAAAGTTAATGTCTTTGTTGTTTTGCTCCCTCATAGGAAGGATGTGACTCTTCCCACTTCAATGCAACGCTCCATGGCAGCTGAGGCTGAGGCTGACAGGGAGGCTCGTGCCAAGGTGAGGGGATCCACACACTCTGAGTCTAAGAGTCGCTCATATTTAGAGTTTGGTTGCATGGGACCTGCTTTTCACGGCTCTGATTTTCACCTTTTAAGCTCATTGAGATTTGCACTTTTTACGTACTGTGTACTGACTCTGAATAAAATCTTATTGACTATAGTTATGGGCTGCATATCCTGATCACTTCCTGGTTGCCCTCTAGAGTACTGGGATTTCCCGGGCAGAAATAGTAGGTGGACCATAGCAAAAACACCATTAATCTCAGAAATAGTTGCCAGTAGTCTCTGCTGTATCATCTTTTAGCCTGTAGAAGTCGCTCTAAGCATTTGTATCAGCAAACAACCAAAAAATCGGGGAGGTTCGCTTAAAAAGAGCGTTTTATATTGGAATTGTAAGAATCAGAAATAGTTGTCACTGTTCGTCTAGTGCCTTGTGAACTGTAACTTTTTTGGCTGCACTCATTTCCAAAGGAGAACACTCCTGTTACACAAGTGATGTTTAATGCTTATTTTCTTACCCAAAAAATTTCTCTATGTCATACACATAAAAAACAAAAATTAGCTAAAGTGTCTGCTAATATCTATATAATATCAATTTTATATTGGCTTCACTTTGCA contains the following coding sequences:
- the LOC135343142 gene encoding band 7 protein AGAP004871-like isoform X2 is translated as MASEEIVEIGMALEPKRSQQDSIGGMTDDVDVGGGGGCSIVLAVISFIIVIFTFPFSLIYSIKIVKEYERAVILRLGRLTGRRAKGPGLFFVLPCIDTVQVVDLRTVTLDVPPQEILTKDSVTAKVDAVVYFRIADPIAAILKAENAKDSTFRISQSTLRDVLGTRTLAEILAERDVISEQLGTLLDTATDRWGVKVLRVEMKDVTLPTSMQRSMAAEAEADREARAKVVSAEGEQRAARKLREAADVLDESPAALQLRYLQTLNTISAENNHTYVFPLPIDLLTKMLSK
- the LOC135343142 gene encoding band 7 protein AGAP004871-like isoform X1, which produces MASEEIVEIGMALEPKRSQQDSIGALPGVMTRSRGHKDYQTIPPIGMTDDVDVGGGGGCSIVLAVISFIIVIFTFPFSLIYSIKIVKEYERAVILRLGRLTGRRAKGPGLFFVLPCIDTVQVVDLRTVTLDVPPQEILTKDSVTAKVDAVVYFRIADPIAAILKAENAKDSTFRISQSTLRDVLGTRTLAEILAERDVISEQLGTLLDTATDRWGVKVLRVEMKDVTLPTSMQRSMAAEAEADREARAKVVSAEGEQRAARKLREAADVLDESPAALQLRYLQTLNTISAENNHTYVFPLPIDLLTKMLSK